TCTTAATACTGCAATATGGTGATCGGAAATGTTACGCTGTCCTTTGTTATTATACAACGATTGTGCCTTGATGGGAGACTAGCACGCCACGAAGGAATGTACCTGAGGTTTGTGTAGCGTTTATTCAAACTGAGGAAATAATGAACCAAGTTGTACAATATTCTGAGTGAGGACACCTAAGCTGGAAATTTACAAGGAATACAGAGATCAGTAGAAACATACAAACTCCTAGACCATGGATGCACTTGTAAGAAGTTCCAGTATATGTGTGGGGATGGCAGGAAAAGCTTTATCCCAACCATTGCACAAAGAAAAAAGCTGTTGAGGCTGATAGTAGAGAACCAGCTTGGTGGAATGGACAAAAATCAGAGTCTTCCAGGTTTTAGGTGATGTCAAAGCAAGTGAACTCTAGAAATTCCTCTGTCTTGACATCTGCTGCGAATGCAAGGACCTAAGGGGAGTTTCTGACTGCCTGAGGGTGGGTTGCTTGTCTGCACCCTGGCTGCCAAAGTGGGGCTATAGTGAAGGAACTTCCATCTTTTGGCTTTGCAAGAGGGGAAAAATAGAGTAGCTTTGCAGAAATAAGAAAGGGGGTTGGATGCTGGAATTCACAGACATGACTGATGCCCACCACGGTAATACACTGGGGATCTCCACTACTACAATTTGGTAGGTAACAATCTGAGCCTGTTTCTCTGTGTATAGATTGTattctttaaaattgcattttagaaaagaagTTCAGCTCAAACATTTGCAAATCCCTAAACTAATGGAAATTTGCAAACTCACAGGTCAGATGTCCTGAACAAGAGCTCTGTCTACCCAGGGACATATGGATTTTACTCAACTGGCttttttgttgtggttttttttcaCCATTACAAGGGACTTGTAGACTTTGGGACTATATGTTGTTAATCGATAATTCTTGAAGGTGACCTCTTAATTATCTCCTTTTGGAACATTCCCTGGAAGGCTCACCTTTTGTTCTTTAGAGTGGAGCACAAGTTAGAGCTTCTGGGATTTAATTTGGGGAGACCCCTATCCTCACCCCAGGTGCTAATCAGAGCAGAAAAGACTCACGTCTGACCATCTCTGTAAGGGAGAATCAGCGTGTCGAGAACAGTGACAGCTTTTTTTCAGAGTCACACAGAGCAGTGAGGTCCTCAGACATGGTGAGGAGGCAGGTCAATTTCTAGCCATGGTTTCTTCCTGCCACGTGCAGGAGAGTGGCCCACTCCTGACAAGTTTGTGCCAGAGGTACATTCGCGATACATCCTTATAAAAGACAAACAACGGTTCTGTACTTTGCAATGACAGGATATCCAGCAGAGCCCAAAGCTGGAGAGGGCTGGGTGTCCTCCTCCCAGCACACATCCAGCAAGAGGGGCTGTCCCCAGCGTCAGGCCGCCGGGTATGGCGAAGCGGATGGCGGCTTTTCTCCTCAGCACCCATCTCCCTGACACGTTCTTCCTGCTTAGCTTTTCCTTAACTCTGGTAACAGACCTTCTGTCAAACCTTGGAATTCCGGACCCTATTTCTCTTCGATTTCCCGCAAACACCTGTTTACGCAGGCGCTGGGAGCAGCCCGCGGTCTCCATGGCAACAGTCTGTTGGCGCTGCTTGGCTCCGACAGCGACTGCGCAGCTGCTCTCGCGGGGTCTCCGGGTTATTAGACGTTGTATGCTGATCTTTGAGACCCTTCCTCACTCAGAAGTTACCCTCACCCACTCCAATAATATCCACGCGCATGCTCAGGTGTTACTCCCACGCTCTTAAATGTGCACAACTACTCAAATATTACCCACTCAAGCTTACTCTCGTTCTCAGATGCTACCCACACGCTCAAGAGGTCCCCGCGCTCACTCATATGTATTCAAGTTTTAAACAACTCAGATGTTACCCGCAGctattcaaatatttaatatgaGTGCTGCGAGGGCAAGATTTGGGTCTGTTTTGTTccctgctgtatccccagtgcctggaatagCCCCTAGTGCACTGTAGGTGCCCGggaaatatttgtcgaataaatAAATGATCCGTACTCAACCAGCTCATATCCACGTCTGCTCAAAGGGTACCCACGCCCACTCAGATGTGTGCGGGTAACTGAAATGTTACCCACGCGCTTATGAGTGCCGTGAAGACAATAAGTTGCATTGGATTTGCTCCGTTCCGTACCCCCAGCTCCTAGGATAGTGCCTAGGACATGGTAGGTGTGCAATAAATATctggatgaatggatgagtgaTCCACGCTTAACTAGATATTAACCACGCCCACTCGGATGGAACCCACATGTTAACGCAGAGAAAAATACCCACCTTCATTCACATTAGTCGTTACCCTTTCTTACTCAATAGTCAACCATTCACTTGGATGATAGCCATCCTCACTCGCATTCCTCAAACTTACTCAAAGGGTACCCACCATCCCACAGTcgccccacacacccactcagcTGACACCCACCTTCACTCAGCCATCCCCACGCTCAACCCACGTCACCTCACAACTTCTTGTCAGATGCATGGTGCCGTTGTTGGTTTTTCTTGTGCTTCCAGTTGTCTTTCTTGCCATCACCAGCCTTGCTCTCCTTACCAGTGAAGTCCAGAGGTGGCAACCGGTCCACCGCGGCGGTGGTCCCAGCCCCTGGCGTCTCCCCCAGGCGAGCCCATCACACTTTCTGGCAGGCAGCTCTCTGAGGCCCGTCACTGTCAGCACAGTTCCTGCCTCAAGACCCAGGCCACATCCTCCACCGTCCTGCCGTCGCTCTGCAGGAAGAAGTTCAGCTTGGTCAGGGATTCAATATCCTGCTTCTGGGGCAGATAGACCGCTCTCCACCAGCCACCCTTGCCCTGGATCTCCCTGGGCATCACGGCATAATTGACGTCCTCCGCCAGCCTGATGATGGCTGCCTTGGATCTCTCTTCTTCCAGAAAGGCCTTCCCAGCCACTTCAAACTTGCCCAGAGGTTTTAGGGGGGCCCGTATGATCTCTTCGAATTCCTCATGATTGTAGTCTTCCGGGATACCGAGGATCATCAGGGACTTGGAACTGTCCACCTCGAGGGCTTTGCACCCATGCTCCAAAAGTGCGATTTCCTGGACGCTGAACTGCACCTTGCCCAGCTCTCTGAGGCAGCAGTATGCTGGCTGGTGCACACCTGAGCTGCCTTGAGAATCCAAAAAATTATCCAGGATGCCATGATCCCTTCCCAAAAGCTAAGGAAGAGAGAGGCCTTCCGGGGCCCAATCTGTCCACCTCTGTCAAGGATCCTCAGGCCCTGCACAGTGTCCAGCCTTCTGTCACTTTCCTCTGAGGGGGGCTTTTGGGAATTCCTAGGGACTTACGCAGAGTGAAGCAGGGCTATCTGCCAGCAGGCTCGTGGATCTTGAGTCCTAGGCAAGGCGACACCATTGAGGATCTTAAGATGCTGTTCCTTCCTTCTTGGCGGTTGTCTTCAAAGGTCTCGCAGGCCCTGGCAATCTCAGCAGACCTGGGACTGCTGATCACCCTGTGTCTTTTGTCACCGGAGTGTCGCGGGTGGGTGCCCGGCAGGCAGGGCGGCTAGTTCTTGCCGCTGGCCCAAAAGCTGCCCTCACTGCCCTGTGGCCTGGCTAAGACAAGAATGTGACCGCCGCACTTGCTCCCGCAGTGACGtcaccttctccttcctctctgcgCCCCGCGGTCACCATGGCAACCGCTAGAGCAACGCCTCTGCCATTGGCCTGGGTCAGCCGCATTGAAATCAAGAGTCTGAGGGGGTCATTCAGGGGTGAGGGGTCAGCCTCCCACCTTCAGAACtaccttctcttctctcctcagaAAACAGTTGATTCTAGGGGACAGGGAAGATACAAGATGAGCTTAGAACAGTTTTGGGGTCGGAAAGTAAGGAAATGCTCAAAGAATGATGACAACAGGTGAAGGACACAGAGCCAGCTTGAAGGGTTCCCATTGGCCGAATCtaggacaatttgagcatcaacgTTAAAAATGAGAGCAACAGATCATAACTCCTTGAATAAAATAAGTATCTGTATTAAGTGGTTGAATTTTTACCAGTCTATGAGTTAGATACTGTTTGATTTAgttgctcattcattcaacaaatactgaattACAGCGTAAACATGGAAAAACTTATGATTATTTACTGTGTGCAAcattttactttgtcttttttaCGCTTTATGATTGTCATGGCCATAAGTTGATTATTTTTGCAATAGAGGCAGCACAATGTTAGCCTAGCATCTATTGagaaacttctctctctctcttaaatgtCAAAGATGCTTCCCCAACTCTcaaagtcttttctcctctgGGTCATCTTGAGCAGACCAGACAAGTGAATGCTTGAACTTGAGGGCATGACTGGCAGGGACCTGGGGATGACCCAGGATGGGAAACATCCTTTACCTGAGAATCAACCTGGACTGCATATTTGGGCTGTCTGTGAGACTTTACACCAGCACCTGACAATGCCGCCCCCATCCATCCATGAGCACCAGCACTGAATGGTGGGTGTGTTACATCAGTGAGAACGTGAGCAGTATCTGAGGAAGAGTGGATGGTGATAGAATGACCTTGGACAGTGCCTTGGGGAGATCCATTGTTGGCTGGTGGGAAATGTTTAAGTCAGGGACCACCAACTGCAAACCTAACACGGCAATGTGGTCTTCAGATTGGTTTCATTTGGCCAACACTATTTTCCAAACAGCTGAATCCATAGCcaacttttaaattcaaaatttatAAGAAATTACAGATTTCTAGCTTCCCTTAAAAATGAGAGACTCTATCAAAATCAACCCTCATTCTCACCTAGTTAAAATCTGTTGGGGTTGAGAAGCTTTGCCTCCCTTTAGATCAAGCACCTGCTCTCTAATTTTCCACAGACCCCACTAGCCCCTATTGTACCAcctgccatttatgacaacatggattgaccttgagcgtattatgctaagtgaaataagtcagacaaagaaagataaataccatatgatctcacttatatgtgaaatcttaaaaaaaaaaacaaaccccaacaatccaatccaaaaatgggcagaagacctaaataaatgtttctccaaagaagacataaaaatgacaaataggcactgaaaaagtgctcaatgtcgccaattatcagagaaatgcaaatcaaaactacaataaggtatcacgtCACACCgttcagaatggctatcattaaaaaatccacaaatgataaatgcagagagggtggggagaaaagggaactctccaaCATGGTTGGctggaatgtaatttggtgcagccactatggaaaacagtgtggagatttctttaaaaactcaaaatagagTTACGGTGTGATCTGGACACATTTCCACAGGCAGCTCTacttagaaaagatacatgcaccccccccaaaaaaagacacatgcaccctaatgttcataacagcactacatacaatagccaagacatggaagcaacctaaatgtccattgacagatgactggataaagaagttgtggtatatttatataatggaatactactcagccataaaaagaataaaataatgccatttgcagcaacatggatggacctggagatcaagaatctaaatgaaataagtcagactgaaaaataccatgtgatatcacttatacatggaatctaaaaaaaaaaaaaagacacaaatgaacttattttaaaaacagagacagattcacagacatagaaaacaaacttgttacCAGGGTAgaagggaagtgggaagggataaattgggagctcgggatttgcagatactaactactatacataaaatagataaacaagtttctactgtatagtacagagaactaaagtcaatatcttgtagtaacctataatgaaaaagaatatgaaaaggaatatatgtatgtacatgtgtgactgaaacattatgctgtacaccagaaattgacacagcattgtaaagtgACTTGATttcaatagataaataaataaaatgaaatggaaaaaaagagagagagaacaacaaGGTGGGCAAGAATTTAATCTCTAGAGGCCTAACCTGAGTTCAAGTTCCAACCTCCCCACTCCCTGGCTGGGCAACCTTAGACAAAGTCACTCAGGTCCGTGGCCTCAGCTTCCATGTCTGAAAATGGGCTGATGCTGGACGAAGCCCCTCCCTCGCCAGGCACCGCGAAGTTTCAGTGAGATACTCAGCACAAAGGACTCAGAATAGTATCCACCCCGAGAGAGGTCCTCCTGTTCCTTGTGCCAGTTATATTTTGTAATCGTGTAAGTGTGCTCAAAAAGTTAAATGTCTGTAATAAAGAGGCTGACTCTCTTTTTGAGGTTTGACCATCGACAGCTTTTAGATCACCTGCCCCATGTCTGGGAAAGCTCACAGAAAGGTCCACTCACTCCTGCCCTTGGCAAAGGTCAAAATTTACAAACCCCCCAGCCCAACCCACTGTAAAGGCCCAACCCACTCACTCCAGTTTTGTTCAAGCCACCAGACTGGCTTGTGCCTGCCCTGGACTCTGGAAAAATCCCAGCATGTGAGTCAGAAATCTGATACCCTCTTGGTGCTTGTGGCATCATCATCCTGATTTGAGGTGAGCCATTGATTTCCCCCAACCACAAAATCACCTTTTGTGGGGTAACTACAAAACTACCTCACTATAAAAAACGTGTTCTCATCCAGGCATCAGTCCTGTTTATAACAACTGGAGACAAAAACTTGTAGGATGTCACAACGGGGAGAGAGTTAACTAACATCCATGGCACTGGTTCTCAAATTGTGTTTCCGGGCGCAGCTGCAGCAGCCTGGGTCCCCTCCCCAGAAACTGGTGACTCAGAACCCCAGAGAAAGGAAATGGTTCTTAATCTTGGCTACTCACTGAAATTCCTTgggaagcattttaaaaactgggatGCCCTGGCCTCACCCCCAGAGAGTTTGAAGCTGGTGGTCTGGGGAGAGGAGTAGGCatcaataattttaataattaaaaaatattaataatcaaagctctccaggtgactcTACCATGTGGCCAGGACTGAGAATAATTTCTACTCCAAAATTCCCATTTCACAGGCAAGAAGGAACTTGCTAAGTCCCCAGGGCAAATTGGTGACAGAGTGGAAGTAGAACCCAGCAGTCCTGATTCCCACTTAAAGCTTCCTTTCATTACATATGGCAGCCCTGAGCCctgttgttatttattattattattattattattgttattattattattactgtatgCCATGGAAGGACTGATATGGCTTAACTTTAAAGGCTCCTATATTCTTTGAATTAAAACCAACATTCTAATAAGCAAACTGTTCTGCAGTAAAATCTTAAAATGGTGTCCAGGTGGCAAAATTGTGGAGAATTTTTCCATATTTATCGAGGTTTTTCTCTAGTGATTGTACATTACTTTTATAGTCAGATAAAGAATATCTAGATAAATAACACCTCaggcaagaaaacaaaacaaaacaaaaacaggcagaCTAAGTAGGTGAGACGGCCATGGAGCATTTGAATGGAAACGCCAGCTCtagccagaagaaaaaaaaagaaaagaaagatgtacAAATGATTCACTTTTCCCTTCAACCTCTAAGCTAAAAACCTTCCTGCTGTGTGAGTGGGTGGCCCCAGAGAGCAGCCTCATTCCTGCATAAACCTTATTTCAGTTGAAATAAAATCTCGCTAGTCCTGGGCCAGATGTACATTTTTCATCAGGGTGACTCCTGTGTCTTAATGTCCTCCACATCCCAGTTCCTTGCACTTAGGGCTTACATATCTGTGATTTTTGTTCCCTCCACGTGATATCTTCCAAGCCCACAAGAGAATatgatctctctctcttcataCTGTAGCTTCAGTTTGGTTTACCAGTTATCTTTCCGCCACGTTGCCATCTTCCAGTAGGTATTTATAACGTTTGGCGAACATCAACGTACATTGAGAATTCAAAGAATTCAAAGACAACAATACATTTcttgttttagaaaaataaataaaattgttcactctctctctctgttttttcctttggttaagggattccaataaaaaaaaacaggattAGTCACCAGCCAGGACTTTTCTCACCACGTGACCCTTTCCAGACATTAGGAAGAAATACGATCAGCCTCCACAACACACAAGAGAGAAGCCTTCACGTGACTGTGTTGTGCCTTTAGGTgatgaggtgttttttttttaatgcacactTGCACCGCTCAGTTCAGATTTTCATGCGTGGAACATTCTAGAAAATAGATGTAACATTGATTTCACTGCTGTACCCCGaatctgtgactttttttttttaagttgtggaATATGTAATATGCATACAACTTGTGCCCCAAACACAgtttaacaaataaatacatgatgCTATGACCCATCAAGAAACAGTGTCTGCTCATCACAaactcctccctccccaagggGGAATAATATCCAGTTTTGTCATAAACACTTCCCGCTTTTCTGTAGATTTGTATGTTTATTACCAAACTATGCATCTCTCAACGCTATAGATTTGACTATTTTTGAACGTTATATTAATGCAATCTTATCACATGGATTATTTTGCTGTGTGGTTGtttttataggaaaaataaattaagcaaaGAAAAGGGACGTGGGCCTCCCAGTTTCTGGGCACGTTTCCTCACTTGGAATCTTGTTCCTTCTCTGAAGAGAGGTGGAGACAGCTGCccaatttttttgtgttttttttcagtCAGGAGAAAGTTCAGGGCCTGCAGCTGGTGGCTGTAACCTGAGCCCCAGCTCAGATGAGAACACATCTCTTCTCCTTCTGCATAATCCCTGAGGTTTTGTCAATTatgtccagagagagagagagttcagaATGGCCTGGGAGAGGATAGAGTTGCCAGGCCTGTGGTATTGAAGCCTGAGGCTATGTTTTGGATTCCTGTTCTGGGCAATGAACCAAACAAACCAGACACTATGTCTTTGAAAAATCAGCATCATTGCAAACAAGTTGAGAAGTCACATCTGAATCCAGCCAACGTGGAAACCCACAGGGCACCACACACCAACTCTTCTcagcttttcctttgaaatagcAACAAAAATCAGCAAAAAACAAATCCATCCACAGGGGAAGAGATAATTAACTGATTTCAGCAGCTGTCACAGGTCATTGACCATGATCCAcggtaagaaatacattttactgtgacccaggacacacacacacacacacacacacacacacacacacacacacacagtagaaaATAAAGCTTCATAAAACATATTACTACACAAAATGAATTCGGATAGTTTGTATTCTGTTATTCTGTTGGGGAAAATTGTGAAAGACCTTGAAGTGTATTAAAAAAATGACTAGAGTCTTTGCTGGAAAATTCGGGGTTGTCGAGCTCCCCTTTCCATGTTTTCCAATTTCATGGCGTCTCTGAATCTGAGCTCTTTACTCCTCTGTAAATTGCACATAACAGCAGTGCAAATGTCGTTGCCCATAGATACTTAAGTATCTGGTGGACaaattccttccctctcccactgggGGAAAAGCcagttttctatgtatgtaggTAATTCATTTCAGCCTTCTTAATGGTCTACCTGTGTGTCTTCCCTGtggctttttccttttaaactggtTGTACTATCTTACTGAGTTATCTGATGAGTTTAGTAGAACGTTTGGCGCATGTCCATTTTATCGGTGTATGAGCGTTAAGATTTTATCTTTACTATATTCATAACCATAGATCACAGAAGAAATAATAATGGAAATTTGAAAACAGTTGGAGCTAAAAGACAATGGAAATACTGTACACTCTAACCCGCAGGAAGTTTTAgccttaaaatgtatttattagtaaagagaaaaattaatgagTTAAGCATCATTTCAAAAAGTTCGGAAAAGGAGATGGGGACCTAGAAAAGAGAGAAcagtagaaatcaatgaaacaaagcaaacataccaaagagaaagggaggacAAAGCCAATGTCAATTCTGTAGAATAAGCGATGACACAAATACCTAACAGCAGGAATGAAAAGGGAATCAGTTCAGGTGCTGAAGACATCAGACAGATAAAATTATGAGCAATTTAATGcctataaatttgaaa
This Camelus bactrianus isolate YW-2024 breed Bactrian camel chromosome 9, ASM4877302v1, whole genome shotgun sequence DNA region includes the following protein-coding sequences:
- the PNMA8C gene encoding LOW QUALITY PROTEIN: paraneoplastic antigen-like protein 8C (The sequence of the model RefSeq protein was modified relative to this genomic sequence to represent the inferred CDS: inserted 2 bases in 2 codons) yields the protein MVVDTCVLKSLPGEPMLQRSLSINPEASRFPRAFLPTGSRVLTRVLDSAPPRGLALRPPGRDLAAPPLTAQLGQGEAAGMGRRPDACSSHPRAAALGQGPGRQRPILLRPRRLAPTRAAARSQGWRRSARLRTCSRAAWLRRARGLHGNRWLPASALAVLLDLGSLLLGRDHGILDNFLDSQGSSGVHQPAYCCLRELGKVQFSVQEIALLEHGCKALEVDSSKSLMILGIPEDYNHEEFEEIIRAPLKPLGKFEVAGKAFLEEERSKAAIIRLAEDVNYAVMPREIQGKGGWWRAVYLPQKQDIESLTKLNFFLQSDGRTVEDVAWVLRQELCXTVTGLRELPARKCDXARLGETPGAGTTAAVDRLPPLDFTGKESKAGDGKKDNWKHKKNQQRHHASDKKL